In Holophagales bacterium, one DNA window encodes the following:
- a CDS encoding 5-formyltetrahydrofolate cyclo-ligase, translating to MKKPAAELPDDASEPASRSGAIALAKNRLRSVARAHQESVESARLRAVSTRIAESVLELPEIEGAEGVLICLSFGPEVDTWDLTDRLLQSGRSVFVPRAEPRDRQLHVHPYPCQLRTLSFGLMQPPRGTHELVDSEIAQRVDVALVLGLAFDRRGYRLGHGSGYFDRFLSRHRVLAVGLTPADLLYQELPVSAHDLPMSIVVTEREVVRTVARASGDRHP from the coding sequence GTGAAGAAACCAGCGGCCGAGCTCCCCGATGACGCTTCCGAACCGGCGAGCCGGAGCGGTGCGATCGCGTTGGCGAAGAATCGACTGCGCTCTGTCGCGCGGGCGCACCAGGAGTCCGTCGAGTCCGCGCGGCTTCGTGCCGTATCGACTCGCATCGCCGAGTCCGTCCTCGAGCTTCCCGAGATCGAAGGAGCCGAGGGAGTCCTCATCTGCCTCTCTTTCGGTCCCGAGGTCGATACCTGGGATTTGACCGACCGACTCCTCCAGAGCGGGAGGTCCGTGTTCGTTCCGAGAGCCGAACCGCGAGATCGCCAGCTTCACGTCCACCCCTACCCGTGCCAGCTTCGAACGTTGTCGTTCGGGCTGATGCAACCTCCTCGAGGTACTCACGAGCTCGTCGATTCGGAGATCGCTCAGAGAGTCGACGTCGCACTTGTTCTCGGCCTCGCGTTCGACCGACGCGGATACCGTCTCGGGCACGGGAGCGGCTACTTTGATCGGTTTCTGTCTCGTCATCGGGTTCTTGCCGTCGGCCTGACACCGGCTGATCTGCTGTACCAGGAGCTGCCAGTCTCCGCGCACGATCTCCCCATGTCGATCGTGGTGACCGAACGCGAAGTCGTCCGAACGGTAGCCAGAGCGTCCGGCGACCGGCATCCCTAG
- a CDS encoding hemerythrin domain-containing protein — protein MMADPAPGNAASADDENEEDMNIVDILTREHDDLRSAMARLAGNGSRWPEAEAFARALELHARLEDDLLFVELEAKLPTDNGPLPVMRAEHAEIEDGLARLESLEDTAPEWRPLLTRVLGVARSHFEKEERVLFAFASHQIEASRLEALGEQFERARHAAKSASQ, from the coding sequence ATGATGGCAGACCCAGCACCTGGCAATGCGGCCAGTGCCGACGATGAGAACGAGGAAGACATGAACATCGTAGACATTCTGACTCGCGAACACGACGACCTGCGAAGCGCCATGGCTCGTCTGGCCGGGAACGGCTCGCGCTGGCCTGAGGCCGAAGCATTCGCGCGGGCGCTCGAGCTGCACGCGCGGCTGGAGGACGACCTCCTGTTCGTCGAGCTGGAAGCGAAGCTGCCGACCGACAACGGTCCTCTTCCGGTGATGCGGGCCGAGCATGCGGAAATCGAGGACGGCCTGGCACGACTGGAGAGCCTGGAGGACACCGCCCCCGAATGGCGTCCACTTCTGACCCGGGTGCTCGGAGTCGCAAGGAGCCACTTCGAGAAGGAGGAGCGCGTTCTCTTCGCCTTCGCTTCCCACCAGATCGAAGCCTCGCGTCTCGAGGCGCTCGGCGAGCAATTTGAGAGGGCGAGGCACGCTGCCAAGTCCGCGTCGCAGTAG
- a CDS encoding nucleotidyltransferase domain-containing protein: MDPTRFGVSRIFLGGSTARGHAGPGSDIDLYVVFAGSEPQRHELSAWLEGWSLCLGEVALQQTGQPFPGGILNVQWLKQEPDMRQRLELHELALRSPSEA; encoded by the coding sequence ATGGACCCGACGCGTTTCGGTGTCTCCCGGATTTTTCTAGGGGGCAGCACGGCGCGCGGTCACGCAGGCCCGGGGAGTGATATCGATCTGTACGTGGTCTTCGCAGGCTCCGAACCACAGAGGCACGAGCTGAGTGCCTGGCTGGAAGGCTGGAGCCTCTGCCTCGGTGAAGTCGCGCTCCAGCAGACCGGCCAACCGTTCCCGGGAGGAATCCTCAACGTCCAATGGCTCAAGCAGGAACCGGACATGAGGCAGCGCCTCGAGCTGCACGAACTGGCATTGAGGAGCCCCTCCGAGGCCTGA